Genomic window (Gelria sp. Kuro-4):
TGCCGGGGAAATAGCGACGACCGGCAAAAGGGTGGAGTATATAACAATCCAAGACTGCGGCGGGACGCTGAAGGCTGAAGAGATCGGGACCAGAATAGCACGGCAGATGGCCCAGGAAGCCGCGCTGCTGAAGAGGGAAGAAGTGGATATGGCTGATTTAATACTCGCGGTGGAATGCGGCGGTTCCGATACGACTTCAGGACTTGCTTCGAATCCGGTGGCGGGCTACGTCTTAGATAAATTAATTGAACTGGGCGGCACATCCATGTTTTCGGAGACCACCGAGATAATAGGGGCTGAGCATCTGCTCGCCAAGCGCGCCGTTTCCAGAGAGGTGGCTGATAAACTCCTGACGTTCGTAAGAAGGTGCGAAGAAAAGGCCAAGACGATGGGAGTGGACATGCGGGGAGGACAGCCTACTCCCGGGAACATCGAGGGAGGCATAAGCACCATAGAGGAAAAATCCCTGGGCTGTATATATAAAGGCGGTACGAAGCCGGTTCAGGGAGTCCTGGATTATGCGGAATCGCCTGCGGGGAAGGGCCTTTATATCATGGATACCCCCGGGCAGGACATAGAATCAATCACCGGGATGACTGCGGGCGGAGTCCAGCTGGTGATCTTTACGACCGGCAGAGGCACGCCTACCGGTTCGCCGATTGCACCGGTTATAAAAATAACCGCCAACCCCGATACGTATAAAAAGATGGAGGACAACATCGACTTCAACGCCGGCACCATAGTCGAGGGCGACGAAACCGTCAGAGAGGCTGGGGAACGGCTGTTCCAAGAGCTGGTCGAAGTCTGCAACGGTAAACTTACGAAAGCCGAGGTGCTCAAGCACAGGGAGTTTGGGATGTACAAGCTTATCTCCACTTTCTGAAGCAGAGGATGAGGTCTGGTGAAGATTTGGAAAGCCGTTGACCGGGTACCCGGAGGTTTGATGGTAGTTCCGCTTTTACTCGGGGCGATAATCAACACGCTCTTCCCGCAAGTCCTGCAGATAGGGGGCTTTACCACGGCCCTCTTAAAACAGGGAGCTATGCCCTTACTTGGCCTGTTCCTGCTGTGCAACGGGGCGCAGATTAAGATCAGACAGGCCGGAGTTTCTCTGGGCAAGGGCGTTGCACTAACGGCCGTGAAGTTTCTTATAGGTGCCGTTCTCGGGTGGCTGGTTGGGAAATTCATGGGTCCGTCCGGATTGCTGGGCCTTTCGTCGCTGGCCATTATCGGGGCAGTTACTAATTCCAACGGCGGCCTTTATACGGCCCTCGCTTCTCAGTACGGTGACCCAACCGATGTGGGAGCGGTGGCGGTAATATCCATAAACGATGGTCCCTTCCTCACTATGGCGGCCATGGGGGCCACCGGCCTGGCCGACATCCCCTTCGTGACCCTTGTAGCGGTTGTGGTTCCGATTGTTATCGGCATGGTGCTGGGCAATCTGGATGAGGAGTGGAAAAAATTCCTAGAGCCGGGGCAAAAACTCCTCATACCGTTTTTCGCTTTTCCACTGGGCGCGGCCCTGGACTTCAGGACGATTTTTAAGGCCGGCCTGCCTGGAGTCCTGTTGGGACTTGTAACGGTGGTACTTACGGGCCTGGGAGGTTATTTTACAATAAAATACGTTTTCCGGGAGAAAAAGGGCGTTGGAGCGGCTATCGGTACCACGGCGGGCAATGCCGTGGCCACCCCTGCCGCAGTTGCCGCCGCCGACCCGACCCTGGCGCCTCTGGTCGCCGGTGCTACGGCTCAGATTGCGGCATCGGTCATAATTACGGCCGTACTCTGTCCACTGCTGGTCTCCTACTTAGACAAGTTGGAGCGGGGAAACGATGTCCTTTGAGGAGAAAGGAAGTTGTACAGAGTCATAGTCATAGCCGATGATTTTACCGGGAGCAACGATACCGGGGTGCAACTGGTAAAGCACGGGTACTCTGCGATCACCCTGACTGATACGAAGCAGATAAAAAAATACGAGGATGTTACCGACGCCCTGGTGATCGACACCGAGACTCGAAGTATACCGGCTGCAAGCGCCTATGAAAAACTGAAAGAAGTATCAAACCTTGTCGGTGAGTATGGGGAGGCGGTGGTCTACAAAAAAATCGACTCTACCCTGCGGGGCAACATCGGAGCCGAAATCAGGGCGCTGCGCGAGGGACTCAAGCCTGAGCTTACGATATTCGCCCCGGCCTTCCCCAAAAACGGGCGCACCACTGAAAAGGGCATTCACTACCTGAAGGGCGTGCCGGTGGATAAGACTGAACTTGCCAGGGACCCCAAAAACCCAGTAACGACGGCGGATGTTAAAAGAATCCTGGAAAAAGGCCTGGGAGTCGCGGTTAAACATAAGATCCTGGAAGAAGGGGAAACAAACCAGGCTTTACGTAAGTACCTGGAAGCTGAGCTGAGAGAATGCGCTGTATTCTCCTTTGATGCGAAGACCGACGCTGATTTGGCAAGAATAGCTACCGGCGTGCTGGACTTGAAGAAAAAAACACTTTGGGTTGGTTCCGCCGGGCTGGCCGAGGCTTTAATGGCTTCTCTTGGGACCGCAGGAAAAAAGAATTCCGTACTCGTTATAGCGGGGAGCGTCAGCCGGGTAACCAGGAGGCAGGTGTTCCGAGCGCTGAAAGACAGCCGCATCGTCTTGGTAAAACTCGACGTGAAAAGGGCTCTGACGCATCCCGAAGAGGAGAGAGAGCGAGTCCGAAGAACAGCCCTGGATTTTATGAACGCGGCAAAGGATGTAATAATAGCGTCGGCGGTGGAGGAAGACGCGATATCCGAGGCACTTACGGCGGGGAGGGAAAAGGGGCTTTCTTCCTGGGATACCAGTGAGGCCCTGGCGCATGTTCTGGGCGAAACCACCTGCTCGCTGGTAGCGTCAAGAAGGCCGGCAGGTCTGGTGCTCACCGGCGGAGATACGGCCATACACGTGGTGAAGAGGCTTGCCGCTGCGGGAGGCAGGATAAATTCTGAGCTGGAACCGGGCGTACCGGAGCTCGTGCTGATTGGAGGACCGGCAAACGGCCTCAGAGTGGTGACGAAGGCCGGGGCTTTCGGGAGCGATGAAGCGATTTTGCAGTCGGTGATATCTCTGAGGGGGGATGGCAGATGCGACCTTTCGTGGCGATAACCACGGGGGACCCGGCGGGGGTCGGCCCGGAGATAAGCCTGAAAGCCGCGGCGTCGGCGGAAGTTTCCGGAGCGGCAAGGCCCTTGCTTCTGGGTTCCGGTCCGGTGCTCCAGCATTATGCGGACCTGCTGAAGCTGCCCGTGCGGCTGCGGAGAATAGATTCGGCGGCGGATTTCCAGGATGGATGTGTAAATTATATACCCGTGAATAATCTTTCCCCGTCCGACTTTGAAACAGGGAAGGTCTCGCCGCTCTGCGGGCGGGCGGCGTACGAGTACGTGGAGGCCGGCGTAAGGATGGCCCTCCGGGGCGAAGTTTCGGCCGTTGCCACAGCTCCTTTGAATAAAGAGGCCCTTCACCGGGCCGGCCTGGACTTCGCCGGTCACACCGAGATGCTGGCCAAGCTGACCGGAACTAAAGATTACGCCATGATGCTGGTCGCGGGGAACCTGCGGGTGGTTCACGTATCCACGCACGTGGCCCTTAGAAAGGCGTGCGCTCTGGTTGAAAAGGAAAGGGTTTATAAGACAGTAACCTTGGCGGCCGCTGCCGCCAATTCCGTGGGAGTGCGCAATCCCCGGATAGCCGTCGCGGGACTCAACCCCCATGCAGGGGAAGGAGGGCTTTTCGGGGACGAAGATATGTGCGAGATAGCGCCCGCCGTGGAAATGGCCCGGAAGGAGGGTTGCAGCGTTTACGGACCGCTGCCTCCCGACACGGTTTTTTGGAAGGCGTCAAGAGGCGAGTACGATGTGGTTGTGGCCATGTACCACGATCAGGGGCATATAGCCGTCAAGATGGCGGGATTTGAA
Coding sequences:
- a CDS encoding 2-keto-3-deoxygluconate permease — encoded protein: MVVPLLLGAIINTLFPQVLQIGGFTTALLKQGAMPLLGLFLLCNGAQIKIRQAGVSLGKGVALTAVKFLIGAVLGWLVGKFMGPSGLLGLSSLAIIGAVTNSNGGLYTALASQYGDPTDVGAVAVISINDGPFLTMAAMGATGLADIPFVTLVAVVVPIVIGMVLGNLDEEWKKFLEPGQKLLIPFFAFPLGAALDFRTIFKAGLPGVLLGLVTVVLTGLGGYFTIKYVFREKKGVGAAIGTTAGNAVATPAAVAAADPTLAPLVAGATAQIAASVIITAVLCPLLVSYLDKLERGNDVL
- a CDS encoding UxaA family hydrolase, which produces MKIMGYVRPDGRVGIRNHTVVIPSSVCAGEVAMRIASHVEGAVALPNQHGCCQVGADLDLVTNTLIGLGKNPNVAAVLVVGLGCEGVPAKKVAGEIATTGKRVEYITIQDCGGTLKAEEIGTRIARQMAQEAALLKREEVDMADLILAVECGGSDTTSGLASNPVAGYVLDKLIELGGTSMFSETTEIIGAEHLLAKRAVSREVADKLLTFVRRCEEKAKTMGVDMRGGQPTPGNIEGGISTIEEKSLGCIYKGGTKPVQGVLDYAESPAGKGLYIMDTPGQDIESITGMTAGGVQLVIFTTGRGTPTGSPIAPVIKITANPDTYKKMEDNIDFNAGTIVEGDETVREAGERLFQELVEVCNGKLTKAEVLKHREFGMYKLISTF
- the pdxA gene encoding 4-hydroxythreonine-4-phosphate dehydrogenase PdxA — its product is MRPFVAITTGDPAGVGPEISLKAAASAEVSGAARPLLLGSGPVLQHYADLLKLPVRLRRIDSAADFQDGCVNYIPVNNLSPSDFETGKVSPLCGRAAYEYVEAGVRMALRGEVSAVATAPLNKEALHRAGLDFAGHTEMLAKLTGTKDYAMMLVAGNLRVVHVSTHVALRKACALVEKERVYKTVTLAAAAANSVGVRNPRIAVAGLNPHAGEGGLFGDEDMCEIAPAVEMARKEGCSVYGPLPPDTVFWKASRGEYDVVVAMYHDQGHIAVKMAGFERGVNVTVGLPIIRTSADHGTAFDIAGRGIASEKSMVEAIKLAAAMVKYAGREREAESAARRDQGDPGGA
- a CDS encoding four-carbon acid sugar kinase family protein, with the translated sequence MYRVIVIADDFTGSNDTGVQLVKHGYSAITLTDTKQIKKYEDVTDALVIDTETRSIPAASAYEKLKEVSNLVGEYGEAVVYKKIDSTLRGNIGAEIRALREGLKPELTIFAPAFPKNGRTTEKGIHYLKGVPVDKTELARDPKNPVTTADVKRILEKGLGVAVKHKILEEGETNQALRKYLEAELRECAVFSFDAKTDADLARIATGVLDLKKKTLWVGSAGLAEALMASLGTAGKKNSVLVIAGSVSRVTRRQVFRALKDSRIVLVKLDVKRALTHPEEERERVRRTALDFMNAAKDVIIASAVEEDAISEALTAGREKGLSSWDTSEALAHVLGETTCSLVASRRPAGLVLTGGDTAIHVVKRLAAAGGRINSELEPGVPELVLIGGPANGLRVVTKAGAFGSDEAILQSVISLRGDGRCDLSWR